The following are encoded together in the Actinoplanes sp. N902-109 genome:
- a CDS encoding universal stress protein — translation MQIPGPAPVVVAVNGSAAGLAAARLGAREAVARGLPLRVLHAFAWPGTRYTDDPPDYPSARHDAGQTVREAVATAARTVPGVRVEGRLIDGQPVRELVRQSRTAALLVLGDEGLAASRWLPPDSVLVQVVAHARCPVLVARGVRPPAGPLLAAVDGSASSVLALRLAADEARRRQVGLEVAHVVGDAAQAAAGQRLIEQVVGHLPTPFPVRSQVLVGEPAPTLVRASRRARMMVVGPRGTDSGMLLGAVASELLCRCACPTVFVHGTPAGRHPVDGTVPSVGALIS, via the coding sequence ATGCAGATACCGGGCCCTGCTCCTGTCGTCGTCGCTGTCAACGGATCCGCGGCCGGCCTGGCGGCCGCGCGGCTCGGCGCCCGGGAGGCTGTGGCGCGTGGGCTGCCGCTCCGTGTGCTGCACGCCTTCGCCTGGCCGGGCACCCGCTACACCGATGATCCCCCGGATTACCCGAGCGCGCGACACGATGCCGGTCAGACGGTGCGGGAGGCGGTCGCGACGGCGGCGCGCACGGTGCCGGGCGTACGGGTGGAGGGCCGGTTGATCGACGGCCAGCCGGTGCGCGAGCTGGTGCGCCAGAGCCGCACGGCGGCGCTGCTGGTGCTCGGCGACGAGGGCCTGGCGGCCAGCCGGTGGCTCCCGCCGGACTCGGTGCTGGTCCAGGTGGTCGCGCACGCGCGCTGCCCGGTGCTGGTCGCCCGCGGGGTACGCCCACCGGCCGGTCCCCTGCTAGCGGCGGTGGACGGCTCGGCCAGCTCGGTCCTGGCCCTGCGGCTCGCCGCCGACGAGGCGCGCCGCCGGCAGGTCGGCCTGGAGGTCGCGCACGTGGTGGGCGACGCCGCGCAGGCCGCGGCCGGGCAGCGCCTGATCGAGCAGGTGGTGGGGCACCTTCCCACCCCCTTCCCGGTACGGTCGCAGGTGCTGGTCGGTGAGCCCGCCCCGACCCTGGTCCGGGCGTCCCGGCGGGCCCGGATGATGGTCGTGGGACCACGCGGCACCGACAGCGGCATGCTGCTGGGCGCGGTCGCCTCGGAGTTGCTGTGCCGTTGTGCCTGTCCCACTGTGTTTGTGCACGGAACCCCTGCCGGGAGGCACCCGGTGGACGGTACGGTGCCTTCGGTGGGTGCATTGATCAGCTGA
- a CDS encoding bifunctional diguanylate cyclase/phosphodiesterase — MRSTAPPALGPRVWQAFGAAGVLATIVYVLDLTPLVNGLCFALVGIGAVVACFRGPRRHHAQPGSAWPFMAATGLCFLAGVLVRPFVTGRPLVADAVIVPGYVFLGVFFALLLRARGSIERHAVLDGLIVCMAGALASALLLALPAAGVAGRPAAESVLSGLYPLFDVVLLALGINLTFTARTWPLSLTLLVSCIGLLITGDVAYSVIGVSGLSYASPLLDTPYLLTFTLLGVAALHPSVVELGHADRHPVQAWSWRRMLLLVPAVSTPFVLLVTVGAGFGARVVIGIGGAAIVALLLLRAVSAVQAQVEAQLHSEYQAMHDPLTGLPNRRFVTAEIERLVAVTPATGPARVWVTFLDLDGFKWVNDSWGHDAGDQLVIEVGARLRAALPAGTMLARVGGDEFVVAYVGAEPGALRLVDEMQGCFAGALPVRETEVVITASIGLAHAPGSLDTAATAEALLRDADTAMYRSKAEGPGRATVFDTSMHDRVRERIELEGALRTALAEGQLHVVYQPIVRLDTGRPTGAEALVRWNHPDRGPIPPMTFIPVAEDSGLIGPLGTWVRNEALRQLAEWRADGTVDDSFYLSVNVSPRQLAEPTLPLTISAELLRYGVPAAAVALEMTESVMVDGGGVAARVLFELRELGLRLLVDDFGTGFSALGYLRRFPVTGVKIDRSFVSGLGDHGGDEEIVRAVVAMSRALGLSIVAEGVETRVQRDALAAVGVTQGQGWLWGPGVTAGDFVMHWAVQRRVPGPAPLTAGNP; from the coding sequence GTGCGATCCACTGCTCCGCCGGCCCTCGGGCCGCGCGTGTGGCAGGCGTTCGGCGCGGCCGGTGTGCTGGCCACGATCGTCTACGTCCTCGACCTGACCCCGCTGGTCAACGGGCTGTGCTTCGCTCTCGTCGGGATCGGCGCGGTGGTCGCCTGCTTCCGCGGCCCGCGCCGGCACCACGCGCAGCCGGGCTCGGCCTGGCCGTTCATGGCCGCCACCGGGTTGTGCTTCCTGGCCGGGGTGCTGGTGCGGCCGTTCGTCACCGGCCGGCCACTGGTCGCCGACGCCGTCATCGTGCCCGGGTACGTGTTCCTGGGCGTCTTCTTCGCGTTGCTGCTGCGCGCCCGGGGCAGCATCGAGCGGCACGCCGTGCTCGACGGGCTGATCGTCTGCATGGCCGGGGCCCTGGCCAGCGCCCTGCTGCTGGCCCTGCCCGCCGCCGGGGTGGCGGGCCGGCCCGCCGCCGAGTCGGTGCTGTCCGGGCTGTACCCGCTGTTCGACGTGGTGCTGCTGGCGCTGGGCATCAACCTGACCTTCACCGCACGTACGTGGCCGCTGAGCTTGACGTTGCTGGTGTCGTGCATCGGGCTGCTGATCACCGGCGATGTGGCGTACAGCGTGATCGGGGTGTCCGGGCTGTCGTACGCCTCGCCGTTGCTGGACACCCCGTACCTGCTGACGTTCACGCTGCTCGGGGTGGCCGCGCTGCACCCGTCGGTGGTGGAGCTGGGCCATGCCGACCGGCACCCGGTGCAGGCCTGGTCGTGGCGCCGGATGCTGCTGCTGGTGCCGGCCGTGTCCACCCCGTTCGTGCTGCTGGTGACCGTCGGCGCGGGCTTCGGCGCCCGGGTGGTGATCGGCATCGGCGGCGCGGCGATCGTGGCGCTGCTGCTGCTGCGCGCGGTCTCGGCGGTGCAGGCCCAGGTCGAGGCGCAGCTGCACTCGGAGTACCAGGCGATGCACGACCCGCTGACCGGGCTGCCCAACCGGCGCTTCGTCACCGCGGAGATCGAGCGGCTGGTCGCCGTCACCCCGGCCACCGGCCCGGCCCGGGTCTGGGTCACCTTCCTCGATCTCGACGGGTTCAAGTGGGTCAACGACTCGTGGGGTCACGACGCCGGCGACCAGCTGGTGATCGAGGTGGGGGCGCGGCTGCGGGCGGCCCTGCCGGCGGGCACGATGCTGGCGCGGGTCGGCGGGGACGAGTTCGTGGTCGCGTACGTGGGTGCCGAGCCCGGGGCGTTGCGGCTGGTCGACGAGATGCAGGGGTGCTTCGCCGGGGCGCTGCCCGTACGGGAGACCGAGGTTGTCATCACCGCCTCGATCGGGCTGGCGCACGCGCCGGGTTCGCTCGACACCGCCGCCACCGCCGAGGCGCTGCTGCGCGACGCGGACACCGCGATGTACCGGTCGAAGGCCGAGGGACCGGGCCGGGCGACCGTGTTCGACACCTCCATGCACGACCGGGTGCGCGAGCGGATCGAGCTGGAGGGTGCACTGCGTACCGCGCTCGCCGAGGGCCAGCTGCACGTGGTCTACCAGCCGATCGTCCGGCTCGACACCGGGCGGCCCACCGGCGCCGAGGCCCTGGTGCGCTGGAACCACCCGGACCGCGGGCCGATCCCGCCGATGACGTTCATCCCGGTCGCCGAGGACTCCGGGCTGATCGGGCCGCTGGGCACCTGGGTGCGCAACGAGGCGCTGCGCCAGCTCGCCGAGTGGCGCGCCGACGGCACGGTCGACGACTCCTTCTACCTGTCGGTCAACGTGTCGCCGCGCCAGCTGGCCGAGCCGACCCTGCCGCTGACCATCTCCGCGGAGCTGCTCCGGTACGGCGTTCCCGCCGCGGCGGTGGCGCTGGAGATGACCGAGTCGGTCATGGTCGACGGTGGCGGGGTGGCCGCGCGGGTGCTGTTCGAGCTGCGCGAGCTGGGGTTGCGGCTGCTGGTCGACGACTTCGGCACCGGCTTCTCCGCGCTGGGCTACCTGCGCCGCTTCCCGGTCACCGGGGTGAAGATCGACCGCTCGTTCGTGTCCGGGCTGGGCGACCACGGCGGGGACGAGGAGATCGTGCGCGCGGTGGTGGCGATGAGCCGGGCGCTGGGCCTGAGCATCGTCGCCGAAGGGGTGGAAACCCGGGTCCAGCGGGACGCGCTGGCCGCCGTGGGCGTCACGCAGGGTCAGGGCTGGCTCTGGGGGCCGGGCGTCACTGCGGGTGACTTTGTGATGCACTGGGCAGTTCAGCGGCGCGTCCCGGGGCCGGCGCCGCTCACCGCCGGTAACCCCTGA
- a CDS encoding exodeoxyribonuclease III — MRFATWNVNSVKARLPRLLEWLEQTAPDVLCLQETKVAADGFPAAEVAALGYETAAYGQGRWNGVAVLSRIGLQDVQRGFTGEPGYPEAEARAISATCGGVRFTSVYVPNGRTPEDPHYTYKLQWLAALRAALEGRPGPAVLTGDFNVAPTDDDVWDPSVFAGSTHVTPAERAALAALRDLGLTDVLPRPMKGDHPFTYWDYRAGMFHKNLGMRIDLVYATADVAAAVTDAVVDREARKGKGPSDHAPVVVDTAL; from the coding sequence ATGCGCTTCGCCACCTGGAACGTCAACTCGGTCAAGGCCCGGCTCCCGCGGCTGCTGGAGTGGCTGGAGCAGACCGCCCCGGACGTGCTCTGCCTGCAGGAGACCAAGGTCGCCGCGGACGGCTTCCCGGCCGCCGAGGTCGCCGCGCTGGGCTACGAGACCGCGGCGTACGGCCAGGGCCGCTGGAACGGTGTCGCGGTGCTCTCCCGGATCGGCCTGCAGGACGTGCAGCGCGGGTTCACCGGCGAGCCGGGCTATCCCGAGGCGGAGGCCCGCGCGATCAGCGCCACGTGCGGCGGGGTCCGCTTCACCTCCGTCTACGTCCCCAACGGGCGGACACCGGAGGACCCGCACTACACGTACAAGTTGCAGTGGCTTGCGGCCTTGCGCGCCGCGCTGGAGGGCCGGCCGGGCCCGGCCGTGCTGACCGGTGACTTCAACGTCGCGCCGACCGACGACGACGTGTGGGACCCGAGCGTGTTCGCCGGCTCCACCCATGTGACGCCCGCGGAGCGTGCGGCACTGGCGGCGCTGCGCGACCTTGGTCTCACCGATGTCCTCCCGCGTCCCATGAAGGGTGATCACCCCTTCACCTACTGGGATTACCGCGCCGGGATGTTCCACAAGAACCTCGGCATGCGCATCGACTTGGTCTACGCGACCGCCGATGTGGCCGCCGCTGTGACGGATGCCGTGGTGGACCGGGAGGCACGCAAGGGTAAAGGTCCCTCCGACCACGCTCCGGTCGTGGTGGACACCGCGCTCTGA
- a CDS encoding PP2C family protein-serine/threonine phosphatase, with product MTRSPLPGLPLQAGVRQAGPPAPAPALLRAALDASSEAVVLVAAATDTILLVNAAAAVLVPGLEPGATTLESPLAAMAGQADTFTAEYADRHLLGRRQHLDDDHYAWYLRDTTEEVRRTEQFHAERARTTFLAEAGRRLSASLNQRRCLRTTVELAVSHLADAAVIFLPGRRRHSEWIRLISGEPLVEGALREHLLGEVPGLEEALAGFPPIPSRWLDATQVPDWLLPGFGTVGALLAIPLPGNAEPAGALILARRGPDAEFTNEDEMLARIFAARAGAAISAAGLYREQVDTAAILQADLLPPELPQPDGIELFGSYQAAGDELRIGGDFYDVFGPTDTSSDTVIVLGDVCGKGPEAAVLTGKIRQTLRALRLLQEDPAAMLTVLNKALLGASRQHRFATLVIGSLSRIEHGRVRLTLATGGHPVPLILRTDGTVEAAPVKGTLIGVVPQISVQPATVELAPGEICLFYSDGLTEARGGPSGREQYGEARLRATLAGCRGMPGDAAVERVRQLVSDWVHGGSRDDIAMLAVRAPARTRLSLMDTGTPPVSPFAIEARRGDRRNRNR from the coding sequence GTGACGCGCTCACCGCTGCCGGGGCTCCCGCTCCAAGCCGGCGTGCGCCAGGCCGGCCCGCCCGCGCCCGCCCCGGCGTTGCTGCGCGCCGCCCTCGACGCCTCCAGCGAGGCGGTCGTGCTGGTCGCCGCGGCCACCGACACCATCCTGCTGGTCAACGCCGCCGCAGCGGTGCTGGTGCCCGGGCTCGAACCGGGCGCGACCACCCTGGAGAGCCCGCTGGCCGCGATGGCCGGGCAGGCCGACACCTTCACCGCCGAGTACGCGGACAGGCACCTGCTGGGCCGGCGGCAGCACCTCGACGACGACCACTATGCGTGGTATCTGCGCGACACCACCGAGGAGGTGCGCCGCACCGAGCAGTTCCACGCCGAGCGCGCCCGCACCACGTTCCTGGCCGAGGCCGGCCGCCGGCTCTCCGCCTCGCTCAACCAGCGCCGCTGCCTGCGTACGACCGTCGAGCTCGCGGTCTCGCACCTGGCCGACGCGGCGGTGATCTTCCTGCCCGGCCGGCGCCGGCACAGCGAGTGGATCCGCCTGATCTCCGGTGAGCCGCTGGTGGAGGGCGCGCTGCGCGAGCACCTGCTCGGCGAGGTCCCCGGGCTCGAGGAGGCCCTGGCCGGCTTCCCGCCCATCCCGAGCCGCTGGCTCGACGCCACGCAGGTGCCCGACTGGCTGCTGCCCGGGTTCGGCACGGTCGGCGCGCTGCTGGCCATCCCGCTGCCCGGCAACGCCGAGCCGGCCGGTGCGCTGATCCTCGCCCGGCGCGGCCCCGACGCGGAGTTCACCAACGAGGACGAGATGCTCGCCCGGATCTTCGCCGCCCGCGCCGGCGCCGCCATCTCGGCCGCCGGGCTCTACCGCGAGCAGGTCGACACCGCCGCGATCCTGCAGGCCGACCTGCTCCCGCCGGAGCTGCCCCAGCCCGACGGCATCGAGCTGTTCGGCTCCTACCAGGCCGCCGGCGACGAACTGCGGATCGGCGGCGACTTCTACGACGTCTTCGGTCCCACCGACACCAGCAGCGACACGGTGATCGTGCTCGGCGACGTGTGCGGCAAGGGCCCCGAGGCGGCCGTGCTCACCGGCAAGATCCGGCAGACCCTGCGGGCGCTGCGGCTGCTCCAGGAGGACCCGGCCGCCATGCTCACCGTGCTCAACAAGGCCCTGCTCGGAGCCAGCCGCCAGCACCGCTTCGCCACCCTGGTGATCGGCTCGCTCAGCCGGATCGAGCACGGCCGGGTCCGGCTCACCCTGGCCACCGGCGGCCACCCGGTCCCGTTGATCCTGCGCACCGACGGCACGGTCGAGGCCGCGCCGGTCAAAGGCACCCTGATCGGGGTGGTCCCGCAGATCAGCGTGCAGCCGGCCACCGTCGAGCTGGCGCCCGGCGAGATCTGCCTGTTCTACAGCGACGGGCTCACCGAGGCCCGCGGCGGCCCCAGCGGCCGGGAGCAGTACGGCGAGGCCCGGCTGCGGGCCACGCTGGCCGGCTGCCGCGGCATGCCCGGCGACGCGGCCGTGGAACGGGTGCGCCAGCTGGTCTCCGACTGGGTGCACGGCGGCAGCCGCGACGACATCGCCATGCTGGCCGTACGGGCCCCCGCGCGCACCCGGCTCAGCCTGATGGACACCGGCACACCGCCGGTGTCCCCGTTCGCGATCGAAGCCCGGCGGGGCGATCGGAGGAACCGCAACCGCTGA
- a CDS encoding B12-binding domain-containing protein has protein sequence MTATSATPLSLDDPDVFERFLDLVGDGDEYGAIEIVTGLLDSGVPAQRVMLDLIAPTQSRVGELWAANEWSVAREHAATAISERALAAVAARTSVRPTRGRLTVACADGEWHALPGRILAEVLKLDGWRVDFLGANVPGPHLVSHLHRTGPDAVALSCMIPTRLPRAHAAITACRSVGVPVMAGGRGFGPDGRWARTLGADAWEPGAEAAVTRLATDWPPPFNDPDEAAFLGDEEYTYVVRNRATLVQTALDRLHAAYPDASAYDQHQHDATAEDMGHIADFLAAALYVSDQQIFTDFVTWTEAVLQARGVPAAALRTGLHLISDQLRDYPKATATIAAGLAAHP, from the coding sequence ATGACGGCGACCTCTGCAACCCCCCTGTCCCTGGACGACCCGGACGTCTTCGAACGCTTCCTCGACCTGGTCGGCGACGGCGACGAGTACGGCGCCATCGAGATCGTGACGGGCCTGCTCGACAGCGGCGTGCCCGCCCAGCGCGTCATGCTGGACCTGATCGCCCCCACCCAGAGCCGCGTCGGCGAGCTGTGGGCGGCCAACGAGTGGTCGGTCGCCCGCGAGCACGCCGCCACCGCCATCAGCGAGCGCGCGCTGGCCGCCGTGGCCGCCCGCACCTCCGTCCGGCCCACCCGCGGCCGCCTCACCGTGGCCTGCGCCGACGGCGAATGGCACGCCCTGCCCGGCCGCATCCTGGCCGAGGTGCTCAAGCTCGACGGCTGGCGGGTCGACTTCCTCGGCGCCAACGTCCCCGGCCCCCACCTGGTCAGCCACCTGCACCGGACCGGCCCCGACGCGGTCGCGCTGAGCTGCATGATCCCCACCCGGCTACCCCGCGCGCACGCAGCCATCACCGCCTGCCGCTCGGTGGGGGTGCCGGTGATGGCAGGCGGCCGCGGCTTCGGCCCGGACGGCCGCTGGGCCCGCACGCTCGGTGCCGACGCCTGGGAGCCCGGCGCGGAGGCCGCAGTCACCCGGCTGGCCACCGACTGGCCGCCACCGTTCAACGACCCCGACGAAGCCGCCTTCCTGGGCGACGAGGAATACACCTACGTGGTGCGCAACCGCGCCACCCTGGTGCAGACCGCACTCGACCGCCTGCACGCGGCCTACCCGGACGCCTCGGCCTACGACCAGCACCAGCACGACGCCACGGCCGAGGACATGGGCCACATCGCCGACTTCCTGGCCGCCGCCCTGTACGTCAGCGACCAGCAGATCTTCACCGACTTCGTCACCTGGACCGAGGCGGTGCTGCAGGCGCGCGGCGTCCCCGCGGCGGCGCTCCGGACCGGCCTGCACCTGATCAGCGACCAGCTGCGCGACTACCCCAAGGCCACCGCGACCATCGCCGCCGGCCTGGCCGCCCATCCCTGA
- a CDS encoding LamG-like jellyroll fold domain-containing protein: MRIALLGTIVSAAVLAPVPALAPALAAPAQQTATAPVTVARYTFDTGTVAGARVADRSGRGPALTVRTVNRGRVNFNGTTSDKYAAFPAVCAAKATTCPRALLEGTDDPDLDPGTKLFRWGATVRLTAAQVAGSSNVMQKGVYDTESQWKLQIGANQGKAQCVVIGQGSAKPDIYLVRSTVGIANNIWHTVMCQRSGSTLSVYVDGKERGHIPIPATLSIGNAKPLRIGGPNFNTTSDMYHGLLDDVYARLG, from the coding sequence ATGCGTATCGCCCTGTTAGGCACCATCGTCTCCGCGGCCGTCCTGGCCCCGGTCCCGGCACTGGCCCCGGCCCTCGCCGCACCGGCCCAGCAGACGGCCACCGCCCCGGTCACCGTGGCGCGCTACACGTTCGACACCGGCACCGTCGCCGGCGCCAGGGTCGCCGACCGCTCCGGTCGCGGCCCGGCCCTCACGGTCCGCACCGTCAACCGCGGCCGGGTCAACTTCAACGGCACCACCAGCGACAAGTACGCCGCATTCCCGGCCGTCTGCGCGGCCAAGGCCACCACCTGCCCGCGCGCGCTGCTGGAAGGCACCGACGACCCGGACCTCGACCCGGGCACCAAGCTGTTCCGCTGGGGCGCGACCGTGCGCCTGACGGCGGCCCAGGTGGCCGGCTCGTCCAACGTCATGCAGAAAGGTGTCTACGACACCGAGAGCCAGTGGAAGCTGCAGATCGGCGCCAACCAGGGCAAGGCCCAGTGCGTGGTGATCGGTCAGGGCTCCGCCAAGCCGGACATCTACCTGGTCCGCTCGACCGTCGGCATCGCCAACAACATCTGGCACACGGTGATGTGCCAGCGCTCGGGCTCGACGCTCAGCGTCTACGTCGACGGCAAGGAGCGCGGCCACATCCCGATCCCGGCGACGCTGTCCATCGGCAACGCCAAGCCGCTGCGGATCGGCGGCCCCAACTTCAACACGACCAGCGACATGTACCACGGTCTGCTCGACGACGTGTACGCCCGCCTCGGCTGA